In Candidatus Thorarchaeota archaeon, one genomic interval encodes:
- a CDS encoding GTP-binding protein, producing MDSKPVRNMPSSRRSVQYVKVVFVGPGGAGKSTIARRLITGGFVNTDMTVGMDVESWSLLDTSKNVTLGVSISDLGGQNQFRFFQPGLIRGAKAAVLVVDLERFDTVISLDEWLAMLESIPRNRWILVGNKVDRATECACEEVAKKAEDLTIRYVIISAKEGTNFEALEAELTSIITSATLEQRHAQVEAASKQCE from the coding sequence ATGGATTCCAAACCGGTGCGGAACATGCCCTCTTCGCGTCGTAGCGTACAGTATGTCAAGGTTGTATTTGTCGGACCTGGAGGAGCGGGGAAGTCCACCATAGCAAGGCGGCTCATAACGGGCGGCTTTGTGAATACGGACATGACAGTTGGAATGGATGTGGAGTCATGGTCCTTACTTGACACCAGCAAGAACGTGACACTCGGTGTCTCGATATCTGACTTGGGAGGCCAGAATCAGTTCAGATTCTTCCAACCTGGACTGATTCGGGGTGCTAAGGCCGCAGTACTGGTCGTTGACCTCGAGAGGTTTGACACAGTGATCTCGCTTGATGAATGGCTGGCCATGCTTGAGTCGATCCCGAGAAACAGGTGGATACTGGTGGGCAACAAGGTCGACCGTGCAACAGAGTGTGCATGCGAAGAGGTTGCAAAGAAGGCCGAGGACTTGACTATCAGGTATGTGATTATCAGTGCGAAGGAGGGCACGAACTTTGAGGCGCTGGAGGCAGAACTCACATCAATTATCACCTCCGCAACATTGGAACAGAGACACGCCCAGGTAGAGGCAGCGTCAAAGCAGTGTGAGTGA
- a CDS encoding NAD+ synthase, whose product MRIALGQLNATVGDIDGNVARVVNGIRQARQLGADIVAFPEMVVTGYPPQDLLYERDFVRANRHALEVIGRESTGITAVVGFVDHDEKWKLFNAAAVLGEGRVLSVIHKTLLPTYDVFDEARYFTSARPEDIRPVLVMTRSGEVPLGIEICEDLWDDSYDVKVTDILKSRGAQLILNLSASPFHVGKALERSRVVTSKATRSKLPVLLVNLVGGQDELVFDGHSMASDPDGNVIAYARGFEEDMMVVDLMEGRGPAIPLPEQDRAKETFDALVLGLRDYFRKTGFKMAVLGLSGGIDSAVTACIAAEALGPENVVGFSMPSRFSSEHSKTDAELLADNLGIHYLQFSIQDIVDSYHESLSSTWQRLRESLDIHPDEEDPVADENIQPRVRGNCLMDFSNRFRGLKMLVLNTGNKTELALGYCTLYGDMTGGVGVIGDVSKKQVYELAHYINQRKGRDVIPIGSITKRPSAELRPDQFDPFDFDIVSPLVDEIIEKRTGRRELIEMGYPPEVVDDVYSRIRRAEYKRWQAPPCIRVTRRAFGTGWKMPIVNLYRG is encoded by the coding sequence ATGAGGATTGCCCTTGGCCAGCTCAATGCAACAGTTGGGGACATCGATGGGAATGTGGCTCGCGTGGTGAATGGTATTCGTCAAGCACGCCAGCTGGGCGCCGACATAGTTGCGTTTCCTGAGATGGTTGTGACGGGCTACCCTCCTCAGGACCTCCTCTATGAGAGGGATTTTGTCAGAGCGAATAGACACGCGCTGGAGGTGATTGGGAGGGAGTCGACTGGAATCACCGCAGTGGTGGGCTTCGTGGACCACGACGAGAAGTGGAAGCTCTTCAACGCTGCTGCAGTGTTAGGTGAGGGCAGAGTCCTCTCTGTGATCCACAAGACGCTCCTTCCAACGTATGATGTGTTTGACGAGGCCAGGTACTTCACCTCTGCAAGGCCTGAGGACATTCGCCCCGTATTGGTCATGACTCGTAGCGGAGAGGTGCCGCTCGGCATCGAGATATGCGAGGACCTTTGGGATGACTCCTACGATGTCAAGGTGACGGACATTCTGAAGTCTAGAGGGGCCCAGCTCATCTTGAACCTGTCCGCGTCCCCCTTCCACGTTGGCAAGGCACTCGAGCGCAGCAGGGTGGTGACCTCAAAGGCGACTCGAAGCAAGTTGCCGGTCCTGCTGGTCAATCTGGTGGGCGGACAGGACGAGCTTGTCTTCGATGGTCACAGTATGGCGTCCGACCCGGATGGGAACGTGATAGCATATGCTAGGGGCTTTGAGGAAGACATGATGGTGGTCGACCTTATGGAGGGCCGGGGGCCGGCTATTCCCCTACCAGAGCAAGACCGTGCCAAAGAGACCTTTGACGCACTTGTTCTAGGACTCCGAGACTACTTCCGGAAGACCGGCTTCAAGATGGCCGTTCTGGGCTTGAGTGGGGGGATTGACTCCGCAGTCACAGCCTGCATTGCCGCAGAGGCACTCGGACCCGAGAACGTAGTTGGCTTCTCGATGCCGTCCCGATTCTCCAGCGAACACAGCAAGACAGATGCGGAACTCTTGGCCGACAACCTTGGTATACATTACCTGCAGTTCTCCATTCAGGACATTGTGGACAGTTATCACGAGTCTCTAAGCAGCACATGGCAACGTTTGAGAGAGTCCCTTGATATCCACCCGGATGAGGAGGACCCCGTCGCCGATGAGAACATACAGCCACGGGTGAGAGGGAACTGTCTGATGGACTTCTCAAACCGGTTCAGGGGTCTCAAGATGCTTGTTCTCAACACCGGCAACAAGACTGAGCTTGCACTGGGATACTGCACACTCTATGGTGACATGACGGGAGGAGTGGGTGTCATCGGGGATGTGAGCAAGAAGCAGGTGTACGAGCTTGCACACTACATCAATCAAAGGAAGGGACGGGATGTGATTCCGATCGGTTCAATCACCAAACGCCCATCGGCCGAACTCAGACCCGACCAGTTCGACCCGTTCGACTTCGACATAGTGAGCCCGCTCGTCGACGAGATAATCGAGAAACGGACCGGCAGGAGGGAGCTCATCGAGATGGGCTATCCCCCCGAAGTGGTCGATGACGTCTATTCGCGGATCAGACGAGCGGAATACAAGCGATGGCAGGCGCCTCCGTGCATAAGAGTCACGCGAAGAGCGTTCGGGACAGGATGGAAGATGCCCATAGTGAATCTGTACAGGGGATGA